The Apteryx mantelli isolate bAptMan1 chromosome Z, bAptMan1.hap1, whole genome shotgun sequence genome has a segment encoding these proteins:
- the PRXL2C gene encoding peroxiredoxin-like 2C isoform X3: MAYPPAAPVTQQICSTHVSQHPEPEELQEAAQCLVVDADGKKNFLCYTCKEYVEDLAKVPKSFLEDANVRLIVIGQSSYHHIKPFCSLTGYTHEIYVDPQREIYKTLGMKRGEGNNTPGTSVQSPHVKSNMLLGSIRSMWRAMTGPAFDFQGDPAQQGGTLILGPGNEVHFLHLDKHRLDHAPINTVLQLAGVKTVNFTNKSQIIDI; encoded by the exons ATGGCCTATCCTCCGGCAGCCCCCGTCACGCAGCAGATCTGCAGCACGCACGTCTCGCAGCACCCGGAGCCAGAGGAACTGCAAGAGGCCGCCCAGTGCCTGGTGGTAGATGCGGACGGGAAAAAG AATTTTTTATGTTACACCTGCAAGGAGTATGTAGAAGACCTGGCAAAAGTCCCCAAGAGTTTTTTAGAA GATGCAAATGTGAGGCTTATAGTTATTGGACAGTCATCTTATCACCACATCAAG CCCTTTTGCAGTTTAACTGGGTATACACATGAAATATATGTAGATCCACAAAGGGAAATTTATAAAACACTTGGCATgaaaagaggtgaaggtaacAACACACCAGGCACATCAG tGCAGAGCCCTCATGTAAAATCAAACATGCTCTTGGGAAGTATTAGGAGTATGTGGAGAGCGATGACTGGCCCAGCTTTTGATTTCCAAGGAGATCCAGCTCAGCAGGGAGGAACTTTGATTTTAGGCCCAG GTAATGAAGTTCATTTTTTGCACCTTGATAAACACAGGTTGGATCATGCTCCCATTAACACAGTTTTGCAGCTGGCAGGAGTTAAAACAGTAAATTTCACAAACAAATCCCAGATCATTGACATATGA
- the PRXL2C gene encoding peroxiredoxin-like 2C isoform X2: protein MAYPPAAPVTQQICSTHVSQHPEPEELQEAAQCLVVDADGKKVPFRALYGEQKAIVVFVRNFLCYTCKEYVEDLAKVPKSFLEPFCSLTGYTHEIYVDPQREIYKTLGMKRGEGNNTPGTSVQSPHVKSNMLLGSIRSMWRAMTGPAFDFQGDPAQQGGTLILGPGNEVHFLHLDKHRLDHAPINTVLQLAGVKTVNFTNKSQIIDI, encoded by the exons ATGGCCTATCCTCCGGCAGCCCCCGTCACGCAGCAGATCTGCAGCACGCACGTCTCGCAGCACCCGGAGCCAGAGGAACTGCAAGAGGCCGCCCAGTGCCTGGTGGTAGATGCGGACGGGAAAAAGGTCCCCTTCAGGGCCCTGTATGGGGAGCAGAAAGCGATTGTGGTGTTTGTGCGG AATTTTTTATGTTACACCTGCAAGGAGTATGTAGAAGACCTGGCAAAAGTCCCCAAGAGTTTTTTAGAA CCCTTTTGCAGTTTAACTGGGTATACACATGAAATATATGTAGATCCACAAAGGGAAATTTATAAAACACTTGGCATgaaaagaggtgaaggtaacAACACACCAGGCACATCAG tGCAGAGCCCTCATGTAAAATCAAACATGCTCTTGGGAAGTATTAGGAGTATGTGGAGAGCGATGACTGGCCCAGCTTTTGATTTCCAAGGAGATCCAGCTCAGCAGGGAGGAACTTTGATTTTAGGCCCAG GTAATGAAGTTCATTTTTTGCACCTTGATAAACACAGGTTGGATCATGCTCCCATTAACACAGTTTTGCAGCTGGCAGGAGTTAAAACAGTAAATTTCACAAACAAATCCCAGATCATTGACATATGA
- the PRXL2C gene encoding peroxiredoxin-like 2C isoform X1: MAYPPAAPVTQQICSTHVSQHPEPEELQEAAQCLVVDADGKKVPFRALYGEQKAIVVFVRNFLCYTCKEYVEDLAKVPKSFLEDANVRLIVIGQSSYHHIKPFCSLTGYTHEIYVDPQREIYKTLGMKRGEGNNTPGTSVQSPHVKSNMLLGSIRSMWRAMTGPAFDFQGDPAQQGGTLILGPGNEVHFLHLDKHRLDHAPINTVLQLAGVKTVNFTNKSQIIDI, encoded by the exons ATGGCCTATCCTCCGGCAGCCCCCGTCACGCAGCAGATCTGCAGCACGCACGTCTCGCAGCACCCGGAGCCAGAGGAACTGCAAGAGGCCGCCCAGTGCCTGGTGGTAGATGCGGACGGGAAAAAGGTCCCCTTCAGGGCCCTGTATGGGGAGCAGAAAGCGATTGTGGTGTTTGTGCGG AATTTTTTATGTTACACCTGCAAGGAGTATGTAGAAGACCTGGCAAAAGTCCCCAAGAGTTTTTTAGAA GATGCAAATGTGAGGCTTATAGTTATTGGACAGTCATCTTATCACCACATCAAG CCCTTTTGCAGTTTAACTGGGTATACACATGAAATATATGTAGATCCACAAAGGGAAATTTATAAAACACTTGGCATgaaaagaggtgaaggtaacAACACACCAGGCACATCAG tGCAGAGCCCTCATGTAAAATCAAACATGCTCTTGGGAAGTATTAGGAGTATGTGGAGAGCGATGACTGGCCCAGCTTTTGATTTCCAAGGAGATCCAGCTCAGCAGGGAGGAACTTTGATTTTAGGCCCAG GTAATGAAGTTCATTTTTTGCACCTTGATAAACACAGGTTGGATCATGCTCCCATTAACACAGTTTTGCAGCTGGCAGGAGTTAAAACAGTAAATTTCACAAACAAATCCCAGATCATTGACATATGA
- the PRXL2C gene encoding peroxiredoxin-like 2C isoform X5: protein MAYPPAAPVTQQICSTHVSQHPEPEELQEAAQCLVNFLCYTCKEYVEDLAKVPKSFLEDANVRLIVIGQSSYHHIKPFCSLTGYTHEIYVDPQREIYKTLGMKRGEGNNTPGTSVQSPHVKSNMLLGSIRSMWRAMTGPAFDFQGDPAQQGGTLILGPGNEVHFLHLDKHRLDHAPINTVLQLAGVKTVNFTNKSQIIDI from the exons ATGGCCTATCCTCCGGCAGCCCCCGTCACGCAGCAGATCTGCAGCACGCACGTCTCGCAGCACCCGGAGCCAGAGGAACTGCAAGAGGCCGCCCAGTGCCTGGTG AATTTTTTATGTTACACCTGCAAGGAGTATGTAGAAGACCTGGCAAAAGTCCCCAAGAGTTTTTTAGAA GATGCAAATGTGAGGCTTATAGTTATTGGACAGTCATCTTATCACCACATCAAG CCCTTTTGCAGTTTAACTGGGTATACACATGAAATATATGTAGATCCACAAAGGGAAATTTATAAAACACTTGGCATgaaaagaggtgaaggtaacAACACACCAGGCACATCAG tGCAGAGCCCTCATGTAAAATCAAACATGCTCTTGGGAAGTATTAGGAGTATGTGGAGAGCGATGACTGGCCCAGCTTTTGATTTCCAAGGAGATCCAGCTCAGCAGGGAGGAACTTTGATTTTAGGCCCAG GTAATGAAGTTCATTTTTTGCACCTTGATAAACACAGGTTGGATCATGCTCCCATTAACACAGTTTTGCAGCTGGCAGGAGTTAAAACAGTAAATTTCACAAACAAATCCCAGATCATTGACATATGA
- the PRXL2C gene encoding peroxiredoxin-like 2C isoform X6: MAYPPAAPVTQQICSTHVSQHPEPEELQEAAQCLNFLCYTCKEYVEDLAKVPKSFLEDANVRLIVIGQSSYHHIKPFCSLTGYTHEIYVDPQREIYKTLGMKRGEGNNTPGTSVQSPHVKSNMLLGSIRSMWRAMTGPAFDFQGDPAQQGGTLILGPGNEVHFLHLDKHRLDHAPINTVLQLAGVKTVNFTNKSQIIDI; encoded by the exons ATGGCCTATCCTCCGGCAGCCCCCGTCACGCAGCAGATCTGCAGCACGCACGTCTCGCAGCACCCGGAGCCAGAGGAACTGCAAGAGGCCGCCCAGTGCCTG AATTTTTTATGTTACACCTGCAAGGAGTATGTAGAAGACCTGGCAAAAGTCCCCAAGAGTTTTTTAGAA GATGCAAATGTGAGGCTTATAGTTATTGGACAGTCATCTTATCACCACATCAAG CCCTTTTGCAGTTTAACTGGGTATACACATGAAATATATGTAGATCCACAAAGGGAAATTTATAAAACACTTGGCATgaaaagaggtgaaggtaacAACACACCAGGCACATCAG tGCAGAGCCCTCATGTAAAATCAAACATGCTCTTGGGAAGTATTAGGAGTATGTGGAGAGCGATGACTGGCCCAGCTTTTGATTTCCAAGGAGATCCAGCTCAGCAGGGAGGAACTTTGATTTTAGGCCCAG GTAATGAAGTTCATTTTTTGCACCTTGATAAACACAGGTTGGATCATGCTCCCATTAACACAGTTTTGCAGCTGGCAGGAGTTAAAACAGTAAATTTCACAAACAAATCCCAGATCATTGACATATGA
- the PRXL2C gene encoding peroxiredoxin-like 2C isoform X4: protein MAYPPAAPVTQQICSTHVSQHPEPEELQEAAQCLVVDADGKKVPFRALYGEQKAIVVFVRDANVRLIVIGQSSYHHIKPFCSLTGYTHEIYVDPQREIYKTLGMKRGEGNNTPGTSVQSPHVKSNMLLGSIRSMWRAMTGPAFDFQGDPAQQGGTLILGPGNEVHFLHLDKHRLDHAPINTVLQLAGVKTVNFTNKSQIIDI, encoded by the exons ATGGCCTATCCTCCGGCAGCCCCCGTCACGCAGCAGATCTGCAGCACGCACGTCTCGCAGCACCCGGAGCCAGAGGAACTGCAAGAGGCCGCCCAGTGCCTGGTGGTAGATGCGGACGGGAAAAAGGTCCCCTTCAGGGCCCTGTATGGGGAGCAGAAAGCGATTGTGGTGTTTGTGCGG GATGCAAATGTGAGGCTTATAGTTATTGGACAGTCATCTTATCACCACATCAAG CCCTTTTGCAGTTTAACTGGGTATACACATGAAATATATGTAGATCCACAAAGGGAAATTTATAAAACACTTGGCATgaaaagaggtgaaggtaacAACACACCAGGCACATCAG tGCAGAGCCCTCATGTAAAATCAAACATGCTCTTGGGAAGTATTAGGAGTATGTGGAGAGCGATGACTGGCCCAGCTTTTGATTTCCAAGGAGATCCAGCTCAGCAGGGAGGAACTTTGATTTTAGGCCCAG GTAATGAAGTTCATTTTTTGCACCTTGATAAACACAGGTTGGATCATGCTCCCATTAACACAGTTTTGCAGCTGGCAGGAGTTAAAACAGTAAATTTCACAAACAAATCCCAGATCATTGACATATGA
- the PRXL2C gene encoding peroxiredoxin-like 2C isoform X7 has product MAYPPAAPVTQQICSTHVSQHPEPEELQEAAQCLVVDADGKKVPFRALYGEQKAIVVFVRNFLCYTCKEYVEDLAKVPKSFLEDANVRLIVIGQSSYHHIKSPHVKSNMLLGSIRSMWRAMTGPAFDFQGDPAQQGGTLILGPGNEVHFLHLDKHRLDHAPINTVLQLAGVKTVNFTNKSQIIDI; this is encoded by the exons ATGGCCTATCCTCCGGCAGCCCCCGTCACGCAGCAGATCTGCAGCACGCACGTCTCGCAGCACCCGGAGCCAGAGGAACTGCAAGAGGCCGCCCAGTGCCTGGTGGTAGATGCGGACGGGAAAAAGGTCCCCTTCAGGGCCCTGTATGGGGAGCAGAAAGCGATTGTGGTGTTTGTGCGG AATTTTTTATGTTACACCTGCAAGGAGTATGTAGAAGACCTGGCAAAAGTCCCCAAGAGTTTTTTAGAA GATGCAAATGTGAGGCTTATAGTTATTGGACAGTCATCTTATCACCACATCAAG AGCCCTCATGTAAAATCAAACATGCTCTTGGGAAGTATTAGGAGTATGTGGAGAGCGATGACTGGCCCAGCTTTTGATTTCCAAGGAGATCCAGCTCAGCAGGGAGGAACTTTGATTTTAGGCCCAG GTAATGAAGTTCATTTTTTGCACCTTGATAAACACAGGTTGGATCATGCTCCCATTAACACAGTTTTGCAGCTGGCAGGAGTTAAAACAGTAAATTTCACAAACAAATCCCAGATCATTGACATATGA